In the Telopea speciosissima isolate NSW1024214 ecotype Mountain lineage chromosome 2, Tspe_v1, whole genome shotgun sequence genome, one interval contains:
- the LOC122653111 gene encoding uncharacterized protein LOC122653111 has protein sequence MVFLLPNLSPFLLVQTKSKEKLICYTSLPKPTPSPPLLSCSPLTKLETPPLQRTKDNDLPSAQDKQKNDFYVNLGLAVRTLREDLPFIFSRDLNYGIYRDDITFTDPLNTFTGIENYKLISWALRFHSRILFREIVLEVFRVWQPSENVILIRWNLKGVPRVPWEAKGQFQGTSRYKLDRDGKIYEHKVDNLAFNFPQPLRPAASVLDFVAACPASPNPTFLWGPTEAYTSSWLEFYRAVRETLYSEGHLLMQDGLVICS, from the exons ATGGTGTTTCTTCTGCCAAATCTGTCTCCCTTTCTGCTCGTTCAAACCAAATCAAAGGAAAAGCTCATTTGCTATACTTCTCTACCAAAACCCACTCCTTcccctcctctcctctcttgctCTCCTCTCACCAAGCTCGAAACCCCACCCCTTCAGCGTACCAAGGATAACGACCTCCCCAGTGCACAGGATAAGCAGAAGAATGATTTCTACGTCAATCTCGGCCTTGCCGTGCGGACCCTCAGAGAAGACTTGCCTTTTATCTTCTCAAGAGACCTTAATTACGGCATTTACAG AGATGATATAACGTTCACTGACCCATTGAACACCTTCACTGGAATTGAGAACTACAAATTGATCTCCTGGGCCTTGCGTTTCCATAGCCGAATTCTGTTTCGGGAGATAGTACTTGAGGTTTTTAGGGTATGGCAGCCTTCTGAGAATGTTATATTGATCAGATGGAACTTGAAGGGTGTTCCCAGGGTTCCATGGGAGGCAAAGGGGCAATTTCAGGGGACTTCGAGGTATAAATTGGACAGGGATGGGAAAATTTACGAACACAAAGTCGACAATTTGGCGTTTAATTTCCCACAGCCATTGAGACCAGCTGCGTCTGTGTTGGATTTTGTTGCTGCCTGCCCGGCTAGCCCCAACCCGACATTCTTATGGGGGCCAACAGAAGCATACACGTCTTCGTGGTTGGAGTTTTATCGAGCAGTAAGGGAGACCTTGTATAGTGAAGGACATTTGCTTATGCAAGATGGGTTGGTTATTTGTTCATAA